One window of Camelina sativa cultivar DH55 chromosome 4, Cs, whole genome shotgun sequence genomic DNA carries:
- the LOC104780251 gene encoding endoglucanase 16-like: MGNYGDKRRGNVATRAILLGLYGIISIVCVNGTFINYKEALTKSLIFLEAQRSGKLPTNNRVPWRGDSALDDGKLCNVDLSGGYYDAGDNVKYGLPMAFTITTLAWSTITYEKELRATGELENARAAIRWGTDYFLKCSSRKNRLYVQVGDPNADHQCWARPENMQTPRTILEISDKVPGTEIAAETAAAFAASSIVFRHVDHKYARQLLNKAKLLFKLAKSHKGTFDGECPFYCSNSGYNDELIWAATWLYKATRKEVFLSYLKFEAISAYVAEFSWDLKYAGAQILITKLIFEGAKGLDLYKQQADSFVCSNLPESPYHQVFTTPGGMIHLRDGANSQYVTSTAFLFSAYADILQEHNQKISCGNKQFDCSHLRAFAKKQIDYLLGHNPRGRSYMVGFGPNPPKQAHHRGASVPMHEANAPLSCPMSFVKWYNKNVPNANELTGAILGGPDRQDNFQDLRWTSVYTEPCTYINSIAVGVLAKLAASA; this comes from the exons atGGGTAATTATGGTGATAAAAGAAGGGGAAATGTTGCGACTAGGGCCATATTGTTGGGTCTCTACGGAATCATAAGCATTGTGTGTGTGAATGGTACATTCATAAACTACAAAGAAGCCCTAACCAAATCCCTCATCTTCTTGGAGGCTCAAAGATCAGGGAAACTCCCTACTAACAATAGGGTTCCATGGAGAGGTGACTCTGCTCTCGATGATGGCAAACTCTGTAAT gtGGATTTGTCCGGAGGGTACTATGACGCAGGAGACAATGTAAAGTATGGTCTTCCAATGGCGTTCACGATCACAACGCTGGCTTGGTCTACCATTACCTACGAGAAAGAATTACGAGCTACGGGAGAGCTCGAAAACGCTCGTGCCGCTATCCGTTGGGGCACAGATTATTTCCTCAAATGTTCTTCTCGTAAGAACCGCCTATATGTTCag GTTGGTGATCCGAACGCCGACCACCAGTGTTGGGCGAGGCCCGAGAACATGCAGACGCCAAGGACAATTTTGGAGATTAGCGATAAAGTTCCTGGAACGGAGATCGCGGCTGAAACCGCTGCTGCATTTGCCGCTTCTTCCATCGTTTTCCGCCATGTCGACCACAAATATGCCCGCCAGCTCCTCAACAAAGCCAAATTG CTTTTCAAGCTAGCCAAAAGCCACAAGGGTACATTCGATGGAGAATGTCCCTTCTATTGTTCCAACTCCGGTTACAAT GATGAGTTGATATGGGCGGCAACATGGCTATACAAGGCGACGAGGAAGGAGGTGTTCCTTAGCTACCTCAAATTCGAAGCCATAAGTGCTTACGTCGCTGAATTCAGTTGGGACCTCAAGTACGCTGGTGCACAGATCCTCATCACCAAG TTGATCTTCGAAGGTGCAAAAGGACTTGACCTATACAAACAACAAGCCGATAGTTTTGTCTGTTCTAATCTCCCCGAGAGTCCTTACCACCAAGTCTTCACTACCCCAG gtGGTATGATTCACTTGAGAGATGGAGCCAACAGTCAATACGTCACCTCCACGGCATTCTTATTCTCAGCGTACGCTGATATACTTCAGGAACACAACCAAAAGATCTCTTGCGGAAACAAGCAATTCGATTGTTCGCACCTCAGGGCTTTCGCTAAGAAACAG ATTGACTACTTACTAGGACATAACCCAAGAGGAAGATCGTACATGGTTGGGTTCGGACCAAACCCGCCAAAGCAAGCCCACCACAGAGGAGCCTCAGTGCCCATGCATGAAGCCAACGCACCGCTAAGCTGCCCAATGAGCTTCGTCAAATGGTACAACAAGAACGTGCCTAACGCTAACGAGCTCACTGGAGCCATCTTGGGAGGACCTGACCGTCAAGACAACTTCCAAGATTTGCGATGGACCTCCGTGTACACAGAGCCTTGTACTTACATCAACTCTATCGCCGTTGGTGTTCTCGCCAAGCTCGCTGCCTCGGCTTAG